The window GAATTAAATAAACATAAACGAAAGATTCAAATGGAATTAGATGAAGTGGTCTATGATAAAAGGCGAGTATCTTTGGAAGAAAAAGAGGTGAAAAATGAGCATTGATATGTATGTTTCAGCTTCAAAAAATCAAGCAAAAAGTGTGAGTGATATGACAAAGCAACAGATAATGGGTTACGAAGAATTACAAAAAGCCATTGCTGATTTCACTCTAAATAGTCCTTTTTTAACAGGTAAAGCTTATGATACGTCTAAAGCTTTTTTTTCAACAGTGTTGTATCCTTTGGCTCAAGGTGGTATTTTATTATCAGAGGCTGTGGATAGAGCTGTTACTAAGTTTCCAGAAGATTATCAATCTCAAGTAGATAGTGGCAATTTAAAGCAATCGGATTTAGAAGAAAAGATTAGACAAGCGGAGGGGTTGATCGGGCAAGCCGAAGGAATACGCACTATGTTAGAATCTTCATTGACGCCAGATATTATCAAAACATCTCAGTTAGCAGCTAATTTAAGATTATTAGAATCCTATAGTGGAGTTAAACGAATTTTAGAAGAAAAATTAGATAAGTTAATGACGTTTAATCACAATTCACCCAAAATATTTGAGGAAATTCAAGCTTTAGAAGATGCAATTGATCAAGGATTAGCACAAACAACAACTGCTTTTAATCCAGATACTGGAACTTTTATGATTCCCAGTAAAGAAGCGTTAAGTTGGAGTAAAACAATCAACGAAAAATGGGCAGATTATGAAGCACGCCATACAGCTGAAGACAAGGTAGAGGTTAAAAAAACACAATTGCCAGGTGCAGAAATTGTGTATATGGTTTATAGAAATGGCGAATTAGACAAAGAGGCAACCAGTGAATTAGCTAAAGAAATAGCAAAAGCTGATTTGAAATCAATGAACGCTTTTTTAGCAGGTGCAGGTTATCAGGTACTTGAAAATAATGGTGTGAAAGCTCTCTTAGATTTTGTTTTTGGGGAAAGGGAACTAGAGGATTCTGTTAAACAACATAAAGGGTATAATGAAGGTGTATTTACTGGTAATTTGTTAAGTTTACTGCAATCGGGTGCCGAGTTTATTGGAGGCGGATTGTGGCTCTTAGGCGGTACAAGTGGTAGTTTAGCGTTAGCCCCAGCAACAGGAGGTTCAAGTGTTTCAGCAATACCAGCCATATCAGGTAGTACATTAGCGATATGGACTCACGCGGCAGCCATTGGCGGGATGAGTATTCAGAATATTATGAGTGGGAATGGCTATCATCTACCTAATGCTAAGATTGGTGCAAATGGAACACAAGTTAGTAGTAAGACTACGTGGAAAAACGGGAAGACCGAACGAGTAGATGTCGAAAATCCAGCCCCTGGTATTAGAGATGGGGATATTCACTATCATGATTCTAACAATACAAAATGGCGGTATGATATTAAAAATAATGAATTCATAAACCCAAAGACGGGAGAATTAGCTCCCCAAAAAATACAAAAATTATTGAAAAATAAAGATATTCTAAAAGGAATACAGAAAGCTCTGGAGGTTTTGGGTAAATGAAATTAAAAAGTAACGAACTATTAAAAAAAATTATTGAAGAATCTAGTAATGATCATAAACATAATATTCTGCTTGATTTAGAAAATGGAGAAAAATTATTTAATAAAAGTATTATTTCTATATTTGACACATATATACTAAAAGATTCTGATGAGCAAATTTCGATTGAAATAGCCAAAAATAATTTTGATAGATTGATAAAAATGAATGGAGATAAAACAGGATACGAAAGCTCTAATAATGAAATACGGATAATTGATTATGTCGAAAAAACTAATATGACAGCCTCAGAGCAATGGTTAATAGGGCTAGTAGTTATGAATAATTTAATTAATAAAATAAATTTTCCAGAAAAATTCATCTTTTATTTTTCGTATGATGATGAATTGTTAACAATAAGATTTCATAAGTTTAGAAAAGAAGAAGGGCTCTGGTTTAACGGAGATATAGAAAACTGTGAATTTCCTATTGGCTATTTTTATAACATAGATTGATGGATATGTAAATAATTACAACATACATCAAATTCAGTAAGTAACATGGATGAATTCTTTGAAAGTGAATTTGGTTCTGAATTAAAAGGAAAAATCTCAAAAAATGGAAAACGAGTAGATGGACAAAATGTTTATAAAGTAGATAATAAAACAGGTAATTTAAAGAAAAACGATTAAATTTATTTAGATGGGTTGCATAAAGACCACCTAGAGGTATTTGATAAAAATGGAAAACTTAGAACTGTTTTAAATTTAGATTGTAGCATAAATTTAGATAAATATTATAAAGCAATAGGAAGGGTGTTAAAATGAAAGGGGAATTGAAAGAACTATTTCATTTGTTTTCAAAAATAAATGATAAATATAATGAAAAATTGATAGATTCTAATAGACTTAATGATGTGAAAGAAAATGTAATTGAAAGCTTGGATACAGATTTTTTCTCATTGGGATAAAGCATGTTTATATTTAAGTGAAGTAGATGTTGATAAGGAGGGGGTTGAAGAAGAAGAAAATTTTAGACATGGTATAGCGTATTTAGGTATGTCATTATTAGATATATCCAATGATTTAGAACAAATGTATGATTTATTAGGTGAATTAAATAAAAACTTATTAAAAAAAGAAGATTCAAATTAAATAGGGATAGGATACCAAGTCATTGAAAAAAATGGTGTGAAAGCCCTTTTAAAAGCAGTTTTTTGAGAAAGAGAGCTAGATGAGATAATAGAAGATTTACAGGCATTAAAAAAATTATTAAAGAATTAGAAACAATGGATATGACTAAAAAATTAGATGAAATAAATTATCAATATGTATTTAGAGATAACCTTGCTAAATTAATTGATAAAATAGTTAAATGAGTTCTAGTCATATAGTTATAGTTGTAGGGGGACGCTTATTTAATTTGGCTGCTCCTTTTTTGAATAAAATTAGAAAGGTACATAATGTACAATGATAAAATGAGGTTTCAGAATATCATGTGTAAGAGAAATTATAATAGCCCATCCAATTCAATTTTCAATAAAGGATATAGAGAAAAATAAAGAATATCAAAAGTGTAATGGAAAGATTAGATATAAATTGACAGAAATAGTATAGTGACTATTTATAGTGCTAGTGAATCATTATGGATGAATTCTTTGAAGGTGAATTTGGTTCTGAACTCAAAGGAAATGTATCGAAAAATGGGAAACGTGTTGATGGACAACAGGTATATAAAGTTGATAATAAAAAATTGAAAGAACTAGGCTTGAAAAAAGGCGATCAATTATATTTGGATGGATTACACAAAGATCATTTGGAAGTATTTGATAGTAATGGAAGCTTCAAAGAAGTTTTAAACTTAGATGGTACTGTAAATAGAGATAAGACAATTAAAGCCGCAGGAAGGATAATAAAATGACAAAAATAAAATCAGAATTTTTAATACTTTTAAATTTTTTAGAAGTATTAAACAAGAAAGAGAATTCAGAATTAATTTTAGAAGAGAATATAAAAGATGTGCAAGAGTACTGGGAAGATTTTGATGAAGATATAGAAAAAGTAATTCATACTATCCACAAATTAACTATCGAAGGAGATAATAAGGAAAATTCATTAGACAGTTTGGTTCAATTACGAATTTTATTAGTAGATGTAGAAAGATATTTTTCTGATACTAGACAATTGATAGATGAGATGAATAGAAAATTGTTGGAGAATTTAGAACAAGAAGAAGTCTAGAATGAAAGTGGACAGATGTCAATAAAGTAGACACAAAAACAGATACAATTTAGGTAGAGCCAAAATAGATTTTTTCATTTTCATTTGGTGTCATCATATTGTTTGCTGAATGTGGGCGTTTTGAATTGTAAAAACCCTCTATATATTCAAAAGAAGATTGTTCCACTTCTTGGATTTTTTTAAATGTTCTACGATTAAGTTCTTCTTTTTTCATATATTTGAAAAAGGATTCGTTTACTGCATTATCCCAAGGATAGGCTGCTTTAGAAAATGAAGCTATTTTATTGAATTTTGATTGGAAACTTTAAAGATATACTGTTTTTCAACTCTCTGAAAGTCAGGCATAGTCAAATAACTTTAAAGGCTGAAAAACTCCTGTCTGAATTCTTTAATAACGACTATAAAAAATAGTCACAAAATAAGTTTAGTAGGTCAGTATCATTATACACTACTTAATTAAAGAAAAGCGAGTGGTTAGAGTTCGTTGCATCTTATGTTGAGATGGCATAAAATAGAGGAGAGAAAAATAACTTTAAAGAAAGAAGTTGAGATTAAATGAATGTTAATGAAGAGCGTTTGGTTGCTCGTTTTTTGGAAGTAGTTCAAATTGATTCCGAAACTAAAAATGAAGCGAATATTCAAGCTTATTTGAAGAAAGAATTTGCCGCGTTAGGTCTTCAAGTGAATGAGGATAATACAATGGGTGAAACAGGTTTTGGTGCTAATAATTTAATCTGTACACTAACAGGTGATCCTGAAAGTGAGCCGTTTTTCTTCTCTTGTCATATGGATACAGTCACACCAGGTGAAAATATTAAACCAGTGATTAAAGAGGGCGCTATTTATTCTGATGGTACTACTATCCTAGGGGCAGATGATAAAGCTGGAATTGCAATTATGTTTGAAGTAATCCAAATTCTTAAGGAATTGGATACACCCCATGGAACGATTGAGTTTATTATTTCAGTAGGTGAAGAAAGTGGTTTAGTTGGTGCGAATGCGTTTGATGTGAAACAACTGTCTGCTGGATTTGGTTTTGTATTGGATACTGGTGGTCCTGTTGGAAGCATTACAGTTGGAAGTCCAACTCAGTATCGAATCGAAGCGATAGTAAACGGAGTCACAGCACATGCAGGCGTTGCACCAGAAAAAGGTGTCTCAGCAGCTCAAATAGCAGCAAATGCGATTCATCATATGAAATTAGGTCGTATTGATAGTGAAACAACAGCGAATATTGGATTTATTAGTGGTGGAACAGCAACAAATATTGTGATGGACCGATTAGAGATTATTGCCGAAGCGCGTTCAATTAATGCCGAAGCTTGTGAAAATCAAGTTCAACACATGGTAGATACTTTTGAAAAAGCCGCTAAAGAATTAGGTGGAACAGCTACGGTTATTACTGAGAAAAAATATAGTGGCTACCGTTTTGATTCAACAACTCCAATTGTTCAATTAGCTGCCAAAGCGATTCAAGAACTTGGTTTAGAACCGAATTATCAGATTAGTGGCGGCGGTAGTGATGCCAATGTATTTAATGGAAAAGGCAAGCCTACAACTAATTTAGCAATTGGTTATGAAAAAATTCACACAGTCAATGAATTTTTACCAATTTCAGAGTTTCTAAAAGCAGCAGAGATGGCCTATCAAATCGTAAATATAATTTATGCAAATTAATTTTGGTAAAAAAGAATTCTATTCTTTTCATTTGCCGAAATATTTGGTACGATTAGAGGAGCATGAAAGTATTGCGAAATTCGCAAAGGATTTGAAGGGAGAGAATATTGAATGAGTAAACAAGAGATTGGCGTTATCGGCATGGCCGTAATGGGGAAAAATTTAGCACTAAACATTGAGAGCCGAGGCTATACAGTTTCAATATTTAACCGTACGGGTTCAAAAACTGAGGAAGTTATTGCAGAGCATCCTGATAAAAAATTAGTTCCAACTTATACAATTGAAGATTTTGTTGCATCTTTGGAAAAACCACGTCGTATTTTAATCATGGTAAAAGCAGGTGCTCCAACAGATATGACGATTCAAACATTATTGCCTCATTTAGATAAAGGGGATATTTTAATTGATGGTGGGAATACATTCTTTAAAGATACGATTCGCCGCAGTCAAGAATTAGACCAATCAGGTATTAATTTCATTGGTACAGGTGTTTCTGGTGGTGAAGAGGGTGCCTTGAAAGGTCCTGCAATCATGCCTGGTGGACAAAAAGAAGCTTATGAATTAGTTGCTCCAATTTTAGAAAAAATTGCTGCAGTTGCTAAAGAAGATGGCGAACCGTGTATTACGTACATTGGTGAAAATGGAGCGGGTCACTATGTGAAGATGGTGCATAATGGGATTGAATATGGCGATATGCAATTAATTGCTGAATCTTATGCATTACTTCGTGAAGTTGTAGGGCTTTCTGTTGAGGAAGCAGCTGAAGTTTTTGCTGAGTGGAATTTAGGTGAATTAGATAGCTATTTAATGGAAATTACTTCTGATATTCTAACACGTAAAGATCCTGAAACTGGGAAACCAATTGTTGATGTGATTTTAGATCGTGCGGGTAATAAAGGAACAGGTAAGTGGACTTCTCAAAGCGCATTAGACTTAGGTGTGCCACTTCCATTAATTACAGAGTCTGTTTTTGCTCGTTATATTTCAGCAATGAAAGATGAACGTGTAGCAGCTAGTAAGGTTTTACCAAAACCAGCTAGCTTTAAATTAGATCAAGATAAAAAAGAATTTATTGAAAAAATTCGTCAGGCTTTATATTTTAGTAAAATCATGAGCTATGCTCAAGGATTTGCTCAAATGCGTATTGCTAGTGAAGAATATAGCTGGAATTTACAATACGGCGAGATTGCTAAAATCTTCCGTGCAGGTTGTATTATCCGGGCACGTTTCTTACAAAAAATTACAGATGCTTATGTTCGTGAACCAGAATTGAAAAATCTATTATTAGATGAGTACTTCATTGATATTACCAAAAATTATCAAGATGCTGTTCGTGATGTTGTTGGTATTGCCGTTAAATCAGGTGTACCAATTCCGACATTCTCATCTGCAATTGCGTATTATGATTCTTATCGTTCAGAAACATTGCCAGCGAACCTAATCCAAGCGCAACGCGATTACTTTGGTGCTCACACTTATGAACGTACAGATAAAGAAGGTATTTTCCACTATGACTGGTACGGTCAAGAAAATAAATAAATTTTAAACGAAGCATAAGAAAGTAGCCCTCCTAGTGGTTGCTTTCTTATTTTTATAATGATGAATTCAGTTTGCAATTTATTTGATAAGAAGATTAGTTAAAGTATGGTAGGGGTCATTTATTCATTAAGTGACTTTGTTTAGTAAATAAGAGTGAGGACTAGACTGAATTTAAAAGAACGAAAAATCGCTTTTTAAGGCGATTTTTCGTTCTTTTGTTGTTGTGTTCCTTTTTCATTTCTCACAATCTCTAGTACAGAAAGTAGCTTAATAATCGGTATTAGCCC is drawn from Carnobacterium gallinarum DSM 4847 and contains these coding sequences:
- a CDS encoding T7SS effector LXG polymorphic toxin — encoded protein: MSIDMYVSASKNQAKSVSDMTKQQIMGYEELQKAIADFTLNSPFLTGKAYDTSKAFFSTVLYPLAQGGILLSEAVDRAVTKFPEDYQSQVDSGNLKQSDLEEKIRQAEGLIGQAEGIRTMLESSLTPDIIKTSQLAANLRLLESYSGVKRILEEKLDKLMTFNHNSPKIFEEIQALEDAIDQGLAQTTTAFNPDTGTFMIPSKEALSWSKTINEKWADYEARHTAEDKVEVKKTQLPGAEIVYMVYRNGELDKEATSELAKEIAKADLKSMNAFLAGAGYQVLENNGVKALLDFVFGERELEDSVKQHKGYNEGVFTGNLLSLLQSGAEFIGGGLWLLGGTSGSLALAPATGGSSVSAIPAISGSTLAIWTHAAAIGGMSIQNIMSGNGYHLPNAKIGANGTQVSSKTTWKNGKTERVDVENPAPGIRDGDIHYHDSNNTKWRYDIKNNEFINPKTGELAPQKIQKLLKNKDILKGIQKALEVLGK
- a CDS encoding M20/M25/M40 family metallo-hydrolase; the protein is MNVNEERLVARFLEVVQIDSETKNEANIQAYLKKEFAALGLQVNEDNTMGETGFGANNLICTLTGDPESEPFFFSCHMDTVTPGENIKPVIKEGAIYSDGTTILGADDKAGIAIMFEVIQILKELDTPHGTIEFIISVGEESGLVGANAFDVKQLSAGFGFVLDTGGPVGSITVGSPTQYRIEAIVNGVTAHAGVAPEKGVSAAQIAANAIHHMKLGRIDSETTANIGFISGGTATNIVMDRLEIIAEARSINAEACENQVQHMVDTFEKAAKELGGTATVITEKKYSGYRFDSTTPIVQLAAKAIQELGLEPNYQISGGGSDANVFNGKGKPTTNLAIGYEKIHTVNEFLPISEFLKAAEMAYQIVNIIYAN
- the gndA gene encoding NADP-dependent phosphogluconate dehydrogenase, whose amino-acid sequence is MSKQEIGVIGMAVMGKNLALNIESRGYTVSIFNRTGSKTEEVIAEHPDKKLVPTYTIEDFVASLEKPRRILIMVKAGAPTDMTIQTLLPHLDKGDILIDGGNTFFKDTIRRSQELDQSGINFIGTGVSGGEEGALKGPAIMPGGQKEAYELVAPILEKIAAVAKEDGEPCITYIGENGAGHYVKMVHNGIEYGDMQLIAESYALLREVVGLSVEEAAEVFAEWNLGELDSYLMEITSDILTRKDPETGKPIVDVILDRAGNKGTGKWTSQSALDLGVPLPLITESVFARYISAMKDERVAASKVLPKPASFKLDQDKKEFIEKIRQALYFSKIMSYAQGFAQMRIASEEYSWNLQYGEIAKIFRAGCIIRARFLQKITDAYVREPELKNLLLDEYFIDITKNYQDAVRDVVGIAVKSGVPIPTFSSAIAYYDSYRSETLPANLIQAQRDYFGAHTYERTDKEGIFHYDWYGQENK